One Fuerstiella marisgermanici DNA window includes the following coding sequences:
- a CDS encoding tRNA dihydrouridine synthase, protein MPLQSTTSQQPITIGNRELTSRFFLAPLAGYTHHAFRVMLRRLGGLGLATTDLVQAQMLVSQTRKSMELVETSPEDRPLSVQIFSGVTEQLVQAAKWLEDHGYEGIDINMGCPMAKVNGSGGGARLMCDTTGATEMVGRVIDAVDLPVTVKMRLGWDNENLTAPELAAAFEQIGVAAVTVHGRTRQQGFQGTVNREGIRETVQAVKSMPIIANGDVRNSDEAFSMLDETGCAAVAIGRGAMLDPWIFRKLRDIEQGITPHKPTADEQVAFLSDHFHLMREQHGDYSCFLFRKFAAWYGGRLGIPEDLEDRLRRFESAAEFDSLLKEIRARHGERESEIATALIKVPNGPVEHW, encoded by the coding sequence ATGCCCCTGCAATCCACCACATCTCAACAGCCAATTACCATCGGTAACCGGGAGCTCACCAGCCGTTTTTTTCTCGCGCCGCTGGCGGGCTACACGCATCATGCTTTTCGCGTCATGCTGCGGCGACTCGGCGGACTCGGGCTGGCGACGACCGACCTGGTGCAGGCTCAGATGTTGGTCTCACAAACTCGAAAATCCATGGAGCTGGTCGAAACCAGTCCGGAAGATCGCCCGCTTTCGGTGCAGATCTTTAGCGGCGTGACGGAACAACTGGTCCAGGCAGCGAAGTGGCTTGAAGACCATGGTTACGAAGGCATAGACATCAACATGGGCTGCCCGATGGCCAAGGTCAACGGTTCCGGTGGTGGAGCCCGTCTGATGTGCGACACCACCGGCGCGACGGAAATGGTGGGCCGCGTGATCGACGCCGTCGACCTGCCCGTTACGGTGAAGATGCGACTTGGGTGGGATAACGAAAACCTGACCGCTCCCGAACTGGCCGCCGCCTTTGAGCAAATCGGAGTCGCCGCCGTGACGGTGCATGGGCGGACTCGACAGCAAGGCTTTCAGGGAACAGTCAACCGCGAAGGCATTCGTGAGACCGTTCAGGCTGTGAAGTCGATGCCGATCATTGCCAACGGTGATGTCCGCAATTCAGACGAAGCATTTTCAATGCTGGACGAAACTGGCTGTGCCGCTGTGGCGATTGGCCGTGGAGCGATGCTCGACCCGTGGATCTTTCGCAAGCTGCGCGACATCGAACAGGGGATTACGCCGCACAAACCGACGGCAGATGAACAGGTTGCCTTTTTGTCGGATCACTTCCACCTGATGCGAGAACAACACGGTGACTACAGTTGCTTTCTGTTCCGCAAATTCGCGGCGTGGTATGGAGGTCGCCTGGGCATTCCGGAAGACCTGGAAGACCGCCTGCGCCGCTTCGAATCGGCAGCCGAATTCGATTCATTGCTTAAAGAAATTCGTGCGAGGCACGGCGAGCGAGAATCAGAGATCGCAACGGCTCTGATCAAGGTTCCCAACGGGCCGGTCGAACACTGGTAG
- the lhgO gene encoding L-2-hydroxyglutarate oxidase, translating to MFRYDVAVLGGGVIGLATAWQISRQHPQKKIVLLEKEDKLAAHQTGRNSGVIHSGIYYKPGSLRATNCRDGKVALEEFCNEHGIAWKQTGKVIVATHESQLPALERIYGRGQENGVRCEMIGVDRLKELEPHVAGIKAIHVPGSGIVDYPGVCMKLAEVLQQQGAEIRLGCRVTGIRQSTDSVTVTTSAGAIEAAQVVNCTGLFSDRVAQMSGQQMKERIVPFRGEYFVLKPEAEHLCRSLIYPVPDPQFPFLGVHFTRMIHGGVECGPNAVLALAREGYSWGKISPRDLWESLTYSGFLRLAFRHWKMGVGEMWRSASKGAFVKALQVLVPEIRADHLVAAPAGVRAQALTPQGQLVDDFLILRKDRVLNVCNAPSPAATASLNIGRLITEQLYP from the coding sequence ATGTTCAGATATGATGTAGCCGTCCTTGGTGGCGGAGTAATAGGACTCGCAACCGCATGGCAGATTTCCAGGCAGCATCCGCAGAAAAAAATCGTGCTGCTGGAGAAGGAGGACAAGCTGGCCGCTCACCAGACTGGCCGCAATTCCGGCGTGATCCATTCGGGCATCTACTACAAACCGGGTTCGTTGCGAGCCACCAACTGTCGCGACGGAAAGGTGGCATTGGAAGAGTTTTGCAACGAACACGGCATCGCATGGAAGCAAACCGGCAAGGTGATTGTTGCCACTCATGAAAGCCAGCTTCCGGCTCTCGAACGCATCTACGGTCGCGGCCAGGAAAACGGCGTTCGCTGTGAGATGATTGGCGTCGATCGGCTGAAGGAACTGGAACCTCACGTGGCTGGCATCAAAGCCATTCACGTTCCGGGATCGGGCATCGTCGATTATCCTGGCGTCTGTATGAAACTGGCCGAAGTCCTGCAGCAACAAGGCGCAGAAATTCGACTCGGCTGCCGTGTGACCGGCATTCGACAATCCACAGATTCCGTCACCGTGACGACATCAGCAGGGGCCATCGAAGCGGCTCAGGTTGTCAATTGCACGGGGTTGTTTAGTGATCGCGTCGCGCAAATGTCTGGTCAGCAAATGAAGGAGCGGATTGTTCCGTTTCGTGGCGAATACTTCGTGCTGAAGCCGGAGGCCGAGCATCTTTGTCGATCGCTGATCTATCCGGTGCCCGATCCTCAGTTCCCGTTCCTGGGCGTCCACTTCACTCGCATGATTCACGGTGGAGTTGAATGTGGTCCGAATGCTGTGCTGGCCCTGGCGCGAGAAGGCTATTCGTGGGGGAAGATCAGCCCACGCGACTTGTGGGAATCGCTTACCTATTCTGGCTTCCTTCGATTGGCGTTTCGCCATTGGAAGATGGGCGTTGGCGAAATGTGGCGATCGGCGTCGAAGGGCGCTTTTGTGAAAGCGCTGCAGGTGCTGGTGCCGGAAATTCGAGCCGATCATTTGGTCGCCGCTCCCGCTGGCGTGCGAGCTCAGGCGTTGACGCCGCAGGGACAGCTGGTCGACGACTTCCTGATCCTGCGGAAAGACAGAGTGCTAAACGTGTGCAACGCTCCATCACCGGCTGCAACCGCGTCATTGAACATCGGTCGGCTGATTACGGAGCAATTGTATCCGTGA
- a CDS encoding 6-phosphofructokinase, with protein sequence MKRIGILTAGGDTPALNATIYGAVERANSQGITVVGIMRGYAGLMDEKVAHVCLNPLYTSIPELNPCLGGTLIGSSRTYVDPKTDQIATVKQSLQRLQLDGLICIGGDGTINGMQPLADFVPCVLAPKTIDNDLGLNYLHEPNDWVRTEATTKCGYIEQLNCSRPHLDLEDIINYATPGYATAVFVVAQCVQRLRSTAESHRRIGIVEVMGRQSGYIALGAAYGQPDLILIPEVAVDIDQLEQRVRQIYELQRNVVIVVGEGVKTLDGKELGASTPSYDPAGNIRYSGAADALHEILAERIEGEFFTKIRTHETASSSIFTRKVGHTQRGGRPIQFDRFYAAQLGGKAVEMLVAGANNAVATLQYSPRAGFVVSSLSANKLRDQWGEIHARCVHSSMYDENRMQPSEFGEEYLKTIFTNAIGADDMEFMRAELFSPGNLSTRYQSMNTDMRKRIRYV encoded by the coding sequence ATGAAACGAATTGGAATACTGACTGCCGGTGGTGATACGCCCGCTCTAAACGCCACCATTTATGGGGCTGTTGAGCGAGCGAACTCTCAGGGAATTACCGTCGTCGGCATTATGCGGGGCTACGCCGGTCTGATGGATGAAAAGGTGGCTCACGTTTGCCTGAATCCGCTTTATACCAGCATTCCTGAACTCAACCCGTGCCTCGGCGGCACATTGATCGGTTCGTCGCGTACCTACGTGGATCCAAAGACGGACCAGATTGCGACCGTCAAGCAGAGCCTGCAGCGACTGCAACTGGACGGTCTGATCTGCATTGGCGGCGACGGCACGATTAACGGAATGCAGCCGCTTGCCGATTTTGTCCCGTGCGTGCTGGCCCCCAAAACGATCGACAACGATCTCGGCCTGAACTATTTGCACGAACCCAACGACTGGGTGCGAACAGAAGCCACGACCAAGTGCGGCTACATCGAACAGCTGAATTGTTCTCGCCCGCATCTGGATCTGGAAGACATCATCAACTACGCCACGCCGGGCTACGCGACTGCCGTGTTTGTGGTGGCTCAATGCGTTCAGCGGTTGCGCAGCACGGCGGAAAGTCACCGTCGGATCGGCATTGTGGAGGTGATGGGGCGGCAGTCTGGCTACATCGCGCTGGGAGCCGCCTACGGTCAGCCCGATTTGATTCTGATTCCGGAAGTCGCCGTCGACATCGACCAACTGGAACAACGCGTGCGGCAGATCTACGAACTGCAACGCAACGTGGTGATTGTCGTGGGTGAGGGTGTGAAGACACTGGACGGGAAAGAGCTGGGAGCGTCCACGCCCAGTTACGACCCGGCCGGCAACATACGTTATAGCGGCGCCGCAGATGCTTTGCATGAAATCCTGGCGGAGCGGATTGAGGGAGAATTCTTCACGAAGATCCGCACTCATGAAACAGCATCGTCGTCAATATTCACCAGAAAAGTGGGACACACTCAGCGCGGAGGTCGGCCGATTCAGTTTGACCGTTTCTACGCAGCTCAACTGGGCGGCAAGGCGGTCGAAATGCTTGTTGCCGGCGCCAACAACGCCGTCGCCACGTTGCAGTACAGTCCACGTGCAGGATTTGTGGTGTCGTCGCTGTCGGCGAACAAGCTGCGTGATCAGTGGGGTGAAATTCACGCCCGCTGTGTTCATTCCAGCATGTACGACGAAAATCGCATGCAGCCGTCGGAATTCGGCGAAGAGTACCTGAAGACAATCTTCACCAACGCGATTGGTGCCGACGACATGGAATTCATGCGTGCCGAACTGTTCAGTCCTGGCAACCTTTCAACTCGGTACCAGAGCATGAATACGGATATGCGGAAACGGATTCGGTACGTGTGA
- a CDS encoding DUF1553 domain-containing protein produces the protein MTIRAIFFCSVLTSIAGAQDIRILPAELHLDGREAQHRLLIEEFDGATATGPLKNGAKLRSDDESIVRVEGQTVVPVGDGQTTVRAFGGDKEVATAPVTVTGMSKRFHWTFRNHVQAILAKQGCNSGACHGALAGKGGFRLSLHGYDPDRDHFCITTQQLGRRTDLVEPAQSLLLTKPTAAVPHKGGKRLEEGSRHYQVISEWIADGAQAPSEADARLLSLEILPKQVTLKKGQVQPLIVRAQYSDGRVEDVTQWAKFTSANEAVATVDEAGVATVIGPGEGAVTAWFGSRIVIGRITSPFEQQVSPDTYLLAGRRNFIDDLVLKQLRRLNLKPSAHSTDEVFIRRAFLDSIGTLPTSTEVREFINDGSPAKRDALIESLLARSEFVDYWSYHWSDLLMINGTLLRPDAVKSYYAWIHDHVAANTPWDQFVREVVTAKGSSIENGATNFYALHQAPEDMAENVSQAFLGLSIGCAKCHNHPLEKWTNDQYYSFANLFSRVRAKGWGGDPRNGDGKRTLVTVSTGELIQPRTGKPQPPTPLDAEPLAFDSERDRREYLAEWLVSPQNELFARSITNRVWRNFMGAGLVEQVDDMRASNPASNEELLDAAASYLVDQGYDLKALMRQILQSETYQRSSEPLKSNDGDKRYYSRYYPKRLMAEVLLDAISQVTGVDSEFNKIAFPGADIRDTDFYPKGTRAIQLYDSAVQSYFLQTFGRNQRRITCECERSDEPSMVQVLHISNGNTINGKLSAKDNRLQKLLEQFTDDQSAMLDELFLSSLSRYPKEHEKTAMLKLLSEANPEQKRELLEDITWGILSSREFLFNH, from the coding sequence ATGACGATACGCGCCATTTTCTTTTGCAGCGTGCTGACCTCAATCGCCGGTGCGCAGGACATTCGCATTCTTCCCGCCGAATTGCATCTGGACGGCAGAGAAGCTCAGCACCGTTTGCTGATTGAAGAGTTTGACGGCGCGACAGCGACCGGTCCGTTAAAAAATGGCGCTAAGCTGCGATCGGACGATGAATCGATCGTGCGCGTTGAAGGTCAAACTGTCGTGCCTGTCGGCGACGGTCAGACGACCGTGCGAGCGTTTGGTGGCGACAAAGAAGTCGCGACTGCCCCCGTCACTGTGACCGGCATGAGCAAACGGTTTCACTGGACGTTTCGAAATCACGTGCAGGCCATCCTGGCGAAACAGGGCTGCAATAGCGGAGCGTGCCATGGTGCCCTGGCGGGTAAGGGAGGCTTTCGGCTTTCGTTGCACGGCTACGACCCTGATCGCGATCACTTTTGTATTACAACGCAGCAACTGGGGCGTCGAACCGATCTGGTAGAACCGGCGCAGAGTCTGCTACTGACCAAGCCGACCGCCGCTGTGCCTCATAAAGGCGGCAAGCGATTGGAAGAAGGCTCGCGACACTATCAAGTTATCTCAGAATGGATCGCTGACGGCGCGCAGGCACCTTCAGAGGCCGATGCACGATTGCTGAGTCTGGAGATCCTTCCCAAACAAGTCACGCTTAAGAAGGGACAGGTCCAGCCGCTGATTGTGCGAGCTCAGTATTCTGACGGTCGAGTCGAAGACGTGACTCAATGGGCAAAATTCACGTCCGCCAACGAAGCTGTTGCGACGGTTGATGAAGCGGGTGTCGCAACCGTCATCGGTCCGGGCGAAGGAGCGGTAACGGCGTGGTTTGGCAGCCGAATCGTGATCGGTCGCATCACTTCGCCCTTTGAGCAGCAGGTTTCTCCGGACACGTATCTGCTGGCTGGCCGACGCAACTTCATCGACGATCTTGTATTGAAGCAGCTTCGCAGATTAAACCTGAAGCCATCAGCGCACTCCACGGATGAAGTGTTTATCCGCCGCGCGTTTCTGGACTCAATTGGAACGCTGCCCACGTCAACCGAGGTTCGCGAATTCATCAACGATGGTTCGCCTGCCAAGCGAGATGCTCTGATTGAAAGCCTGTTAGCGCGGTCGGAGTTCGTCGACTACTGGTCGTATCATTGGTCTGACCTGCTAATGATCAACGGCACACTGTTGCGGCCCGATGCGGTGAAGTCGTACTACGCCTGGATTCACGATCATGTGGCGGCCAATACGCCCTGGGATCAGTTTGTGCGTGAAGTCGTCACTGCCAAAGGATCCAGTATCGAAAACGGAGCGACCAACTTCTACGCGTTGCACCAAGCGCCGGAAGACATGGCGGAAAACGTGAGTCAGGCGTTTCTGGGTTTGTCGATCGGCTGCGCGAAGTGTCACAACCACCCGCTCGAAAAGTGGACCAACGACCAATACTACAGCTTCGCGAATCTGTTCTCACGTGTGCGAGCCAAAGGCTGGGGCGGCGATCCTCGCAACGGCGACGGCAAGCGCACGTTGGTAACGGTTTCCACAGGCGAACTGATCCAGCCACGCACCGGCAAGCCTCAACCACCAACACCGCTGGACGCGGAACCGCTGGCCTTCGACAGTGAACGAGACCGCCGCGAGTATCTGGCGGAATGGTTGGTGTCGCCACAAAATGAACTGTTTGCTCGTTCGATCACCAATCGCGTCTGGCGTAACTTTATGGGGGCCGGCTTGGTGGAGCAGGTGGACGACATGCGCGCATCGAATCCTGCCAGCAATGAGGAATTGTTAGATGCAGCGGCCAGCTATCTGGTGGATCAGGGTTACGACCTGAAGGCACTGATGCGGCAGATTCTGCAATCAGAAACCTATCAACGCAGCAGTGAACCGCTTAAATCGAACGACGGCGATAAGCGGTATTACTCTCGCTACTATCCGAAACGACTGATGGCCGAAGTGTTGCTCGATGCAATATCACAGGTGACCGGCGTCGATAGTGAATTCAACAAGATCGCCTTCCCGGGGGCTGATATTCGTGACACCGATTTCTATCCGAAGGGGACTCGAGCCATTCAGCTGTACGATTCGGCCGTGCAGTCATACTTCCTGCAAACGTTTGGCCGTAATCAGCGACGCATCACATGCGAGTGTGAACGCAGCGACGAACCGAGCATGGTGCAGGTGCTGCACATTTCCAACGGCAACACCATCAACGGCAAGCTGTCGGCCAAAGACAATCGGTTACAGAAGTTACTTGAGCAATTCACGGATGACCAGTCGGCCATGCTGGATGAATTGTTCCTGTCGTCGCTGTCTCGCTACCCGAAGGAACACGAAAAGACCGCGATGCTGAAGCTGCTGTCCGAAGCCAATCCGGAACAGAAGCGCGAACTGCTGGAAGACATCACATGGGGCATCCTCAGCAGCCGCGAGTTTCTGTTCAACCACTGA
- a CDS encoding phosphoglycerate kinase produces MAKKTIADVDVAGKKVLMRVDFNVPLDGSTVTDDGRIRMALPSIKSVVERGGQLVLMSHLGRPKPGQDNSEFSLQPAAEKLAELLGKDVAFATDTVGSDAEAKVAALNDGGVLVLENLRFEEGEKSGCSEFAAKLAAFGDIYCNDAFGTCHRTDASMVATPEAMAGKPRVVGFLVEKEIQYLTDAIENPEQPFVAILGGAKVSDKIQVIKNLLGICDKVLIGGAMAYTFSLAKGGAVGDSLVEKDKVELAKELIEDGGTKLVLPVDTHCGDGFSSDCNKVVVNSGEIPDGFEGLDIGPQTAAIYSDIVEEAKTIVWNGPMGVFEMPPFDEGTRTVAEALAKSSGTSIIGGGDSAAAIRQLGFEDQVSHVSTGGGASLAMLEGKKFAAVDLLDEA; encoded by the coding sequence ATGGCCAAGAAGACAATTGCAGACGTAGACGTTGCTGGCAAAAAAGTACTAATGCGAGTCGACTTTAACGTGCCACTGGACGGCAGCACGGTCACAGACGACGGCCGTATCCGCATGGCCCTGCCGTCGATCAAATCTGTAGTTGAACGCGGCGGACAATTGGTTTTGATGAGTCACCTGGGACGACCAAAACCGGGGCAGGACAATTCTGAATTCAGCCTGCAACCCGCCGCCGAAAAACTGGCTGAATTGCTCGGCAAAGACGTTGCATTTGCGACGGACACCGTCGGTTCAGACGCCGAAGCCAAAGTCGCGGCTCTGAACGACGGAGGCGTGTTGGTTCTGGAAAACTTGCGGTTCGAAGAAGGTGAAAAGTCCGGCTGCAGCGAATTCGCAGCGAAACTGGCGGCATTCGGAGACATCTACTGCAACGACGCATTCGGCACCTGTCACCGCACCGACGCATCTATGGTCGCTACTCCGGAAGCCATGGCTGGCAAGCCGCGCGTGGTCGGATTTCTTGTCGAAAAAGAAATTCAATACCTGACCGACGCCATCGAAAATCCGGAGCAGCCGTTCGTGGCTATTCTGGGCGGAGCAAAAGTGTCCGATAAAATTCAGGTGATCAAAAACCTGCTGGGTATCTGCGACAAAGTTCTGATCGGCGGAGCCATGGCATACACGTTCTCGCTGGCAAAGGGCGGTGCTGTCGGTGATAGCCTTGTCGAAAAAGACAAAGTCGAACTTGCCAAAGAGCTGATCGAAGACGGCGGGACGAAACTGGTGCTGCCTGTGGACACTCATTGTGGCGACGGATTCAGCAGCGATTGCAACAAAGTGGTCGTCAACTCCGGCGAAATCCCTGATGGCTTCGAAGGCCTGGACATCGGACCTCAAACAGCCGCGATCTATTCCGACATCGTGGAAGAAGCGAAGACGATCGTCTGGAACGGGCCAATGGGCGTGTTCGAAATGCCGCCATTTGATGAGGGAACTCGTACCGTAGCCGAAGCGTTAGCGAAGAGCTCCGGCACCAGCATTATCGGTGGCGGCGACAGTGCCGCAGCGATTCGTCAACTGGGTTTTGAAGACCAGGTGTCTCACGTCAGCACCGGCGGTGGAGCGAGTCTCGCCATGCTGGAAGGCAAGAAGTTCGCCGCTGTCGACCTGCTTGATGAAGCGTAG